A single Lactuca sativa cultivar Salinas chromosome 8, Lsat_Salinas_v11, whole genome shotgun sequence DNA region contains:
- the LOC111917085 gene encoding uncharacterized protein LOC111917085: MSRSYKVEMGAELFKKYASSSMKIFYRSLLRHPFLVGMVFILIWMHRLFPLFFSFLLSSSPVIVSTAVLLGTLLSFGQPNIPEIEKEPKSGQYEIQKLESKVMSQTETVERDGNFASEETNISRIEVGEKSLFNSVNDDNSCVEVNKPLYLVDDGEFVTEEQFEEEHLVDEAKNEIDEVKVVLGSHYSPLKQSEDEHIVLESDDKLWEGSADPLNSDPALLWKRVEGDGYDEDEDEDDDDDDDDDDDDGESDSGSDLAESSSPDASMADIIPMLDELHPLLSEEQEIRQEHNDDEDGIIDHEDSEHSLESSESSSESNDEDGDENHEDEQVGQEEEDEEDEEEDKESKHTDKEDEPRSAITWTEDDQKNLMNLGTSEMERNRRLENLIARRRARKTMRMQAEKNLIDLESADLPWSIPPISTTRSNPFDYDSQDNIPGSAPSVLLKRRNPFDLPYDPNEEKPDLVGDTFQQEFSGFQPKEPFFRRHESFNVGPSNFGALRSERQETKLRPYFVPERTFQRQFSGISDSKVSSVPDTESVSSADDLENKDHEDEQSLEQELVSEKDQEHEHPELISESHERPYFVPEHVASLAYERQLSGVSDSKLSSIPDTESVSSASDLENKDHIEDDHHSLEHELVSEKDQEHEHEELISESHERPYFVPEHVDSVAFERQSSEVGDSKLSSTSDTESVSSADDLENKDHIDLSQEPELISFEDDIDGNVESVQVREGDERLHEDEIRVGNVTNQQEVVNVVSSMEIMAEAVHSRASSLSSSDEVSEQVYNEKDGDEVATSVSETSSYFEEHDSLIERSEIDVTSLSVEESHPKEPVYDTSPRSVTRNLSSSSISNDLQAISERHGSFSGQDSQETAPKTETDCHGNDVELIDSSGADEVGSRSITNRDLNDLEPSVVDDHLHKDESFQHTDDQHQSLSSADVGLDMDASHQPEQVEVSSSNSNGRSHENTQQEEVISQPEEKDPEELQVQELKQGEVNGETYESPNPTHHQFVSEEEEATSQPQEEFPLLDTSANEQSEDNPELVQVHITSNNLDNLQIEEPQIDISRSFDSVLNAKFDVVETEEPGNRVGPSIECNDVPDNIEDVDEIHGIDENFLVELDAVGDFSVNDLVSTSNEMEQDPHAYDHVLETKLSADEDSYSKDLGSVLNVREQLPHALDHDLETKHSGDENSYPKDLKSTLNEMKEDSHDLETKCSADEDSYSKDLGLEQNPHSLERDLETKHSEDLGATLNEMKQDPHDLETKLSGDEVLGSTLKEMKQDPDASEHDIETKHSGDEDSYSKDLGLSLDDEMKQGPHDPETKLSEDEESYSEAIGSTLNEMRVQDPEASGHALETFYSVDEYAFTKFVESALNEMKQEPQALEHVLETNPSADEDLYPINLSKTKLKMDEEQVMESQNEKESNNIEVAVASEGEAFKTKLTNELVVALPQEIESNSTSASMVNHGTENASSTSNTDKE, translated from the exons ATGAGCAGATCATATAAAGTTGAAATGGGGGCTGAATTGTTCAAAAAGTATGCTAGCAGTTCAATGAAAATTTTCTACAGATCACTTCTTAGGCATCCGTTTCTTGTGGGTATGGTTTTTATTTTGATTTGGATGCACCGGTTGTTTCCTTTATTCTTTTCGTTTCTATTATCTTCTTCTCCTGTTATTGTCTCTACCGCTGTTCTGCTTGGAACTCTGTTAAGTTTTGGTCAGCCGAATATACCAGAAATCGAAAAGGAACCCAAATCTGGACAATATGAGATTCAGAAATTGGAAAGTAAGGTTATGAGTCAAACTGAAACTGTCGAGAGAGATGGAAACTTTGCTTCAGAGGAAACTAACATCAGTAGAATTGAAGTCGGAGAGAAGTCATTGTTTAATTCAGTTAACGATGATAATTCTTGTGTAGAAGTGAACAAACCTCTTTATTTGGTTGATGATGGTGAGTTTGTGACCGAGGAACAATTTGAGGAAGAACATTTAGTAGACGAAGCAAAGAATGAAATAGATGAAGTGAAGGTTGTTTTGGGAAGTCATTATTCTCCACTTAAGCAGTCAGAGGATGAACACATCGTCTTGGAAAGTGATGATAAATTATGGGAGGGTTCTGCTGATCCGTTGAATTCTGATCCTGCTTTGCTGTGGAAGCGTGTAGAAGGAGACGGctatgatgaagatgaagacgaagatgatgatgatgatgatgatgatgatgatgatgatggtgaatcAGACTCGGGATCTGATCTTGCAGAGAGCTCATCACCAGATGCGTCAATGGCTGATATCATTCCAATGCTTGATGAGCTTCATCCACTTCTTTCCGAAGAACAAGAAATCCGTCAAGAGCATAATGATGATGAAGATGGAATTATAGACCACGAAGATTCAGAACATTCCCTTGAATCGAGTGAAAGTAGCAGCGAGTCTAATGATGAAGATGGTGATGAAAACCATGAAGACGAACAAGttggacaagaagaagaagatgaagaagatgaagaagaagataaagaaTCTAAACACACTGACAAAGAAGATGAGCCCAGATCCGCGATTACATGGACAGAAGATGACCAAAAGAATCTCATGAATCTTGGAACATCAGAAATGGAAAGAAACCGGCGTTTGGAGAATCTCATTGCCAGAAGAAGGGCACGAAAAACCATGAGAATGCAAGCTGAAAAGAATTTGATAGATTTAGAAAGTGCTGATCTTCCATGGAGCATTCCTCCAATTTCAACTACAAGAAGCAATCCTTTTGATTACGATTCCCAAGATAACATTCCAGGGTCTGCACCTTCTGTTTTGTTGAAAAGAAGGAATCCATTTGATCTTCCATATGATCCGAATGAAGAGAAACCTGATCTTGTGGGAGACACTTTCCAGCAAGAATTTTCAGGTTTTCAACCAAAGGAGCCGTTTTTTCGCAGGCATGAAAGCTTCAATGTGGGTCCCTCAAATTTTGGGGCTTTGAGAAGTGAAAGGCAGGAAACTAAGCTAAGACCTTACTTTGTACCTGAGCGTACTTTTCAGAGACAATTCAGTGGGATTAGTGACTCTAAGGTCAGCTCTGTACCTGATACTGAATCTGTATCTTCAGCTGATGATCTTGAAAACAAGGATCATGAAGATGAACAGTCTCTAGAACAAGAACTGGTTTCTGaaaaagatcaagaacatgaacatccaGAGTTGATTTCTGAAAGCCATGAAAGACCTTACTTTGTACCTGAACATGTTGCTTCATTAGCCTATGAAAGACAATTAAGTGGAGTCAGTGACTCCAAGTTGAGCTCTATACCTGATACAGAATCGGTATCTTCAGCTAGTGATCTTGAAAATAAGGATCATATAGAAGATGACCACCATTCTCTAGAACACGAACTGGTTTCTGaaaaagatcaagaacatgaacatgaagagTTGATTTCTGAAAGCCATGAAAGACCTTACTTTGTACCTGAACATGTTGATTCGGTGGCTTTTGAAAGACAATCAAGTGAAGTTGGTGACTCCAAGTTGAGCTCTACATCTGATACAGAATCTGTTTCTTCAGCTGATGATCTTGAAAATAAGGACCATATTGACCTTTCTCAAGAACCAGAACTTATTTCTTTTGAAGATGATATCGATGGCAATGTGGAATCtgttcaagtgagggaaggagatGAAAGACTTCATGAGGATGAAATACGTGTTGGGAATGTGACGAATCAACAAGAAGTAGTGAATGTGGTCTCTTCTATGGAGATTATGGCAGAAGCAGTTCATAGCAGGGCATCAAGTCTGTCATCATCTGATGAAGTAAGTGAACAGGTATATAATGAGAAAGACGGCGATGAGGTGGCAACATCAGTTTCAGAAACAAGTTCTTATTTTGAAGAACATGACAGCTTAATAGAAAGGTCTGAGATTGATGTCACAAGTTTATCAGTGGAAGAGAGTCACCCAAAAGAACCTGTATATGATACGAGTCCTCGATCTGTTACTAGGAATCTCTCATCTTCCTCAATTTCTAATGATCTGCAAGCAATTTCTGAGAGACATGGTTCTTTTTCTGGTCAAGATTCTCAAGAAACTGCTCCAAAAACTGAGACGGATTGCCATGGTAATGATGTAGAGTTGATAGATTCATCAGGAGCAGATGAAGTTGGATCAAGGAGCATAACAAAT CGTGATCTTAATGACTTGGAGCCCTCTGTGGTGGATGATCATCTGCATAAAGATGAAAGCTTTCAGCACACAGATGATCAACATCAATCATTGAGTTCTGCAGATGTTGGATTGGACATGGATGCATCTCATCAGCCAGAACAGGTGGAAGTTTCCTCATCAAATTCTAATGGAAGATCCCATGAAAACACTCAACAGgaagaagttatatctcaacCAGAGGAGAAGGATCCTGAAGAACTGCAG GTTCAAGAACTTAAACAAGGTGAAGTCAATGGTGAAACATATGAAAGCCCTAACCCTACCCATCACCAATTTGTatctgaagaagaagaagctacATCACAGCCACAGGAAGAGTTCCCCTTGTTAGACACATCTGCAAACGAGCAATCAGAAGACAATCCTGAATTAGTGCAG GTGCACATCACTAGCAACAACTTGGATAATTTGCAGATCGAAGAACCACAGATTGACATTTCACGAAGCTTTGATTCTGTATTGAATGCTAAATTTGATGTGGTTGAAACTGAAGAACCAGGAAACCGAGTGGGTCCTAGTATTGAATGTAATGATGTGCCTGATAACATTGAGGATGTAGATGAGATTCATGGGATTGATGAAAATTTTCTTGTGGAACTGGATGCTGTAGGCGATTTCAGTGTCAATGATTTGGTATCAACTTCAAATGAGATGGAACAGGATCCACATGCCTATGATCATGTTCTTGAGACTAAGCTTTCTGCAGATGAAGATTCTTATTCCAAGGATCTAGGATCGGTTTTGAATGTGAGGGAACAGCTCCCACATGCTTTGGATCATGATCTTGAAACTAAACATTCTGGAGATGAAAATTCTTATCCCAAGGATCTAAAATCAACTTTGAATGAGATGAAAGAGGACTCACATGATCTTGAGACCAAGTGTTCTGCAGATGAAGATTCTTATTCCAAGGATTTAGGATTGGAACAGAACCCACATTCCTTGGAACGTGATCTTGAAACTAAACATTCTGAAGATTTAGGAGCAACTTTGAATGAGATGAAACAGGACCCACATGATCTTGAAACCAAGCTTTCTGGAGATGAAGTGTTGGGATCCACTTTAAAGGAGATGAAACAGGACCCAGATGCCTCTGAGCATGATATTGAAACCAAACATTCTGGAGATGAGGATTCTTACTCCAAGGATCTGGGATTAAGTTTGGATGATGAGATGAAACAGGGCCCACATGATCCTGAAACCAAGCTTTCTGAAGATGAAGAATCTTACTCAGAGGCTATAGGATCAACTTTGAATGAGATGAGAGTACAGGACCCAGAGGCCTCGGGGCATGCTCTTGAAACTTTCTATTCTGTAGATGAATACGCTTTCACCAAGTTTGTAGAATCTGCTTTGAATGAGATGAAACAGGAACCACAGGCCTTGGAACATGTTCTTGAAACTAACCCTTCTGCTGATGAAGATCTTTACCCCATTAATCTTTCCAAGACAAAACTTAAAATGGATGAAGAACAAGTAATGGAGTCCCAGAATGAGAAGGAAAGTAACAACATCGAGGTTGCAGTTGCCTCTGAAGGTGAAGCATTCAAGACAAAGTTGACCAATGAATTAGTGGTGGCATTGCCCCAAGAAATCGAGTCTAATTCTACTAGTGCCTCAATGGTTAACCATGGAACAGAGAATGCATCAAGCACAAGTAATACGGATAAAGAATGA
- the LOC111917086 gene encoding uncharacterized protein LOC111917086 isoform X2, with amino-acid sequence MAAAATTTTTFQRTPTLHLPLTPNRFTSYSKFSSASFQRSRQSWPTQLPLMSSNSSISPSYKLSRLPVGFFFCSASSHDETLVTEDEKGVATEEFQSQPEDTEDATVEVDSSESDGSEVEESPASILASLQSYKEALADNNESKIAEIESHLKSIEDEKLVLERQVATLSDELSTAKDRVLRISADFDNFRKRTERERVTLVANAQGEVVESLLAVLDNFERAKAQIKVEGEKEEKINNSYQSIYKQFVEILGSLGVVSVETTGQPFDPLANPRARVGSKFSRVLDDLFQRMEKLYSAA; translated from the exons ATGGCCGCTGCCGCTACCACAACCACCACCTTCCAGAGAACACCCACCCTCCATCTGCCCCTAACACCAAATCGCTTTACCAGCTACTCCAAGTTCTCTTCTGCATCTTTTCAACGCAGCAGACAGTCATGGCCAACACAACTTCCCCTTATGTCCTCCAACTCCTCAATCTCTCCCTCTTATAAGTTATCTCGTCTCCCAGTTGGCTTCTTCTTCTGCTCCGCTTCTTCACACGACGAAACCCTTGTGACTGAAGATGAAAAGGGCGTCGCCACCGAAGAATTTCAATCCCAG CCGGAGGATACAGAAGACGCTACTGTAGAGGTTGACTCAAGCGAGAGTGATGGTAGTGAAGTGGAAGAATCGCCTGCATCCATTTTAGCATCACTACAGTCATACAAAGAGGCATTGGCAGATAATAACGAGTCAAAAATAGCTGAAATTGAAAGTCATTTGAAGTCAATTGAAGATGAAAAGTTGGTTTTAGAAAGACAAGTGGCAACACTATCGGATGAGCTTTCAACTGCAAAAGATCGAGTTCTTAGGATAAGTGCAGATTTTGACAATTTCAGGAAAAGGACAGAAAGGGAACGTGTCACATTGGTAGCAAATGCTCAAGGTGAAGTTGTTGAGAGTCTTTTGGCTGTTCTGGACAACTTTGAAAGAGCTAAAGCACAAATAAAAGTGGAGGGTGAAAAAGAGGAGAAAATTAATAACAGCTACCAGAGTATATACAAGCAATTTGTGGAGATTTTAGGCTCTCTTGGTGTTGTTTCTGTGGAAACAACCGGACAACCATTTGATCCATTG GCAAATCCCAGAGCCAGAGTTGGCTCGAAATTCAGTCGAGTACTTGATGATCTTTTTCAAAGGATGGAAAAACTTTATTCAG cTGCATGA
- the LOC111917087 gene encoding ABSCISIC ACID-INSENSITIVE 5-like protein 2 yields MGSNGRGGEPQLPKPDGLARQGSLYNLTLDEVQQQLGDLGKPLSSMNLDELLKSVWTAEANQGMMTLTGGQADYTHHGVGQGQPSSLARQSSLTLSHDQRMRTVDEVWQDIQQGHKSKSNNNNADKKGSRERRPTLGEMTLEDFLVKAGIVAGSSPGKKNTGGGGSVIGGVDSNVGHGHQQAQWMQQYQVAPIPQHVYMTGHHPVQQSLPMMEMGYPETQMAISPSHLMHNLSDTQTPGRKRVASGDVMEKTVERRQKRMIKNRESAARSRARKQAYTHELENKISRLEEENERLKRQKEAGNVIPSAPPPEPKYQLRRTSSAPF; encoded by the exons ATGGGATCAAACGGGCGTGGTGGCGAGCCCCAACTACCAAAACCAGATGGATTGGCAAGACAAGGTTCATTGTATAACCTAACTTTAGATGAGGTTCAACAGCAATTAGGAGATCTTGGAAAACCCTTAAGTAGTATGAATCTTGACGAGCTTCTTAAAAGTGTTTGGACTGCTGAAGCAAATCAAGGTATGATGACGTTGACAGGTGGGCAGGCGGATTACACCCACCATGGGGTGGGTCAAGGTCAACCTTCATCTCTAGCTCGCCAGTCAAGCCTTACTCTTTCTCATGATCAAAGAATGAGAACTGTGGATGAAGTATGGCAAGATATCCAACAAGGTCATAAGAGTAAAAGTAATAACAATAATGCTGATAAGAAGGGTAGTCGAGAGAGACGACCGACACTAGGTGAGATGACATTGGAGGACTTTTTGGTGAAAGCAGGGATTGTTGCAGGATCTTCTCCTGGAAAGAAAAATACAGGTGGTGGTGGTTCTGTTATAGGAGGAGTTGATTCAAATGTGGGACATGGACATCAACAAGCACAATGGATGCAGCAGTATCAGGTTGCACCAATTCCACAACATGTGTATATGACAGGTCATCATCCTGTTCAACAATCTTTGCCAATGATGGAAATGGGGTATCCTGAGACACAAATGGCTATTTCTCCTTCACATTTGATGCATAATTTATCGGATACACAGACTCCTGGAAGGAAAAGAGTTGCTTCTGGAGATGTCATGGAGAAGACTGTTGAACGGAGGCAAAAGAGAATGATCAAAAATAGAGAATCTGCTGCACGCTCACGAGCAAGAAAGCAG GCTTACACCCATGAACTGGAGAACAAGATTTCACGTTTGGAAGAGGAAAACGAAAGACTTAAGAGACAGAAG GAGGCGGGGAATGTTATACCAAGCGCACCACCACCAGAACCAAAGTACCAGCTGCGAAGAACAAGCTCCGCTCCTTTCTAG
- the LOC111917086 gene encoding uncharacterized protein LOC111917086 isoform X1 — protein MAAAATTTTTFQRTPTLHLPLTPNRFTSYSKFSSASFQRSRQSWPTQLPLMSSNSSISPSYKLSRLPVGFFFCSASSHDETLVTEDEKGVATEEFQSQPEDTEDATVEVDSSESDGSEVEESPASILASLQSYKEALADNNESKIAEIESHLKSIEDEKLVLERQVATLSDELSTAKDRVLRISADFDNFRKRTERERVTLVANAQGEVVESLLAVLDNFERAKAQIKVEGEKEEKINNSYQSIYKQFVEILGSLGVVSVETTGQPFDPLLHEAIMREESTEYEEGVVIQEFRKGFRIGERLLRPSMVKVSAGPGPGNTESVGPSEPEGQAPEEEEEVQSESSAAQEE, from the exons ATGGCCGCTGCCGCTACCACAACCACCACCTTCCAGAGAACACCCACCCTCCATCTGCCCCTAACACCAAATCGCTTTACCAGCTACTCCAAGTTCTCTTCTGCATCTTTTCAACGCAGCAGACAGTCATGGCCAACACAACTTCCCCTTATGTCCTCCAACTCCTCAATCTCTCCCTCTTATAAGTTATCTCGTCTCCCAGTTGGCTTCTTCTTCTGCTCCGCTTCTTCACACGACGAAACCCTTGTGACTGAAGATGAAAAGGGCGTCGCCACCGAAGAATTTCAATCCCAG CCGGAGGATACAGAAGACGCTACTGTAGAGGTTGACTCAAGCGAGAGTGATGGTAGTGAAGTGGAAGAATCGCCTGCATCCATTTTAGCATCACTACAGTCATACAAAGAGGCATTGGCAGATAATAACGAGTCAAAAATAGCTGAAATTGAAAGTCATTTGAAGTCAATTGAAGATGAAAAGTTGGTTTTAGAAAGACAAGTGGCAACACTATCGGATGAGCTTTCAACTGCAAAAGATCGAGTTCTTAGGATAAGTGCAGATTTTGACAATTTCAGGAAAAGGACAGAAAGGGAACGTGTCACATTGGTAGCAAATGCTCAAGGTGAAGTTGTTGAGAGTCTTTTGGCTGTTCTGGACAACTTTGAAAGAGCTAAAGCACAAATAAAAGTGGAGGGTGAAAAAGAGGAGAAAATTAATAACAGCTACCAGAGTATATACAAGCAATTTGTGGAGATTTTAGGCTCTCTTGGTGTTGTTTCTGTGGAAACAACCGGACAACCATTTGATCCATTG cTGCATGAAGCAATTATGCGTGAGGAGTCAACCGAATATGAAGAAGGTGTGGTAATTCAAGAATTTCGCAAAGGGTTCAGAATTGGTGAGAGGCTTTTGCGTCCATCAATGGTGAAAGTTTCTGCTGGGCCAGGACCTGGAAACACTGAATCAGTGGGCCCATCAGAACCGGAGGGTCAAGctccagaagaagaagaagaagtccaaTCAGAATCATCTGCAGCTCAGGAAGAATGA